Part of the Corticium candelabrum chromosome 15, ooCorCand1.1, whole genome shotgun sequence genome, ACCGTCATGAAACTTATCGTAAGCATGTACAGTTGTGTAGACCAGTTCTAGTGTTAGTTCTTGAAGTGTTGAAAATGGCCCGATTAGTAGTAGATCTCTAGATGGACTTCAAGGTTCTGTGGCACAACAATCGGTGGTGTTTCTGGCTATATTACAGTATTAGAGTCAAGTTCTCACACTATCAGGTTTATTTATGCAAATATATTTTAGCTCACAGAAATGTCAGTTCTCACATCTAGATAGAAAACACactttacatatttatttctTAAACTTATTAAAACTGCTGCACAATCGTTTGACATGGCCCACAAACTCTACACGCAGATTCTACATCGAAGAATTTGTCGGCCCCACCTACCTATTCGAACAGGAAAAATTGCCAGATCTCGACATTTGGGCATCACGGCAAGTTGTAAACCTCAGTCAAAGAGGAGAATAATTGATTTTAGTTTAAAATCGTAGAAAGTGAACCATGCACAAGCTCTTAAAATTGTAGACATTCTTCGTCGTCGACCCCAATCGATCGCAAACTTGCAATTCTCTTTTGATGCTAGCGCTGCTATTTGCTGGTGCTATCGCATAGCTGGAGAGACGACTCCGGCTACTAGTTCCAACCATAACTAACAGCAACACTTCTGTTCAGTTTCAGATTCAAACCGGAAATAGGTGCTGGCCTGGTCTGGCGCAGTTTAACTTAAAAGGTCTGGATAAGCGAGAGTAGATTGCACAGCGCTTTCAGTTTCTGGAACATACTTGTCCAATCATGCTGTATTAGCAATTACGCTGTTTTCGTGACGGGACTTCCGAGGATCATGATGCAACTGCCGTGACGAGCggacgcacactcacacacacaaccgcATCTCCAAAGGCGAGTTGCGATTTTTTGTTCTTTGATAGGCGTTGCACTGAATGATCTTAACCAAATTTGCCACAGGGTTGCGTATCGTTAAGATCTATATTGAAATATAATACCGTTGGCGAAGGTCGGAAAAACGAGATATTTTCGAGCATATTCGGGTTTTAAAATAGGttacaattgtttgtctgcaacGGACTGACCTGGACTGTCAAAATATCTGCAACTCTAGACGTATGTAGTCAAGACTCATGCGTATAATTCTAGCTGTGTTACTTATTCAACATTAGATACAAGCGATTTTGTTaaccagtggcgtagctacgAGAGGTTCTGGGGCTAAGTACCCCAAAAAGTTATGGGCGTAGTTGTTATCTATTTTTATTGTCTAAGACATTGATTTTATGTACgtaattatacagtaccgaaatgatacgttgttagtttgtaaatacgtatatatatacagttaaaattaaacaaattattattaattttgaacaaattattaataataataacccCCTAAAAATTTTGCTCTGGCTACACTATTGTGATAACACAGCCAGAAATGTACTAATTTGCTGCGTAGTCTTCAGGAGTGCTCAAGTTTAAAGTGGTCGCCGCTCCAAATACAGCGCCAGAACGTGTGCATACTTTGACTCAACGGCACACTCCCGTGCATAATGGTAAAGTATGTATGACATCCTCTTTCTGCATCTCGAAAGCAGAGTTACCAGATAAATTTTTGCCAGGCCAGTAAGGGTCAATTTTTGTTTCCTCTGACATATTGACATACCTAAACTGCACATGACAACGCGTAATGGGCGTGACAAAGAATTACTAAACTTTTTAAAATCTTGGCGTTGCTCTGTCGCTGTAGAAATTGACTTGGCACTACAAGCAGTGCCATACCGCCCTAAAACACTCCGCAGTTTAAGAGATCAGAATAACTAATAACAGGACGCATGCACGGTGTTTCTGTGACCTACCTTTCACTGAGGAGGAACTGTGGAGCGACTCGCAAGTTACTATTTGCTTACAAAAATTAAGGTTGTGCTTAAATTCGGGGATGCTTGAGCCCCCTTCGACCCAGATTCGCCGCCCTTGCTGAGAATGACCCATCTTTCTAGACACAAGAACGGACGTGTATTATTATCTAGATATTTCCGCTTGTAGTACTCATTGACTTCTTACATTTACTCGTTGAGATGTTGCTGCACGACATCACACCTGCTTGGTCGGAAAGTGTGGCCGTGGCGCAAGTGTTGAGACCTGGCCTCTGCGCATCTGCCACTTGCTTTTGGTCCTTTTTTTAGTGAACGGGTACCGTTAGGCCCGGATCTCGGCCTCCGTCATTTCACGTTGGATAACCAACGCAGACTGGATGGAGAGGAGAGGCGAAAGTAAAATTGTGTTGGCTTTTACAGAGGCTATAAGTGCAATGACGCGATTTCGGCGGCACGGCTACGCATATACACTTCTTTTCGATACGAGTGCTACGTTTCGGGGTCGAGTCAACTTTTTCTACCAGCGTTAAACCGCATGTGACTCCTTACCTTTACTCGTTGAGATGTTCCTGCACGAAACTACACCTGCCTGCTCGAAAAGTGTAGCCGTGGCGTAAGCGTTGAGACTCCGGGCTTCTGTGCATGTGCCACTTGCTTCTTGTTCTGTGTTTTAGGGAACGGATACTTTTAGGCCCGGATCCTGGCCCAAACGAGGTGTGTTCTTTGAGCAGACCTTCGGTGTATGTACGGTAACCAGCCTTGAGACTGTGCTATCTAAGTCTGTCGAATACGAACTGTTAGGTGAATGTCCCAAGGGACAGACAGCCGCTAGCGAAGAGGAGTGGGCTCTCAGGAAACATGCACGGAAAAGGGTGTCCACCTAGCACACGAATGGTGTCTGGACGAATTTCTACTTACTTACACCAAGCTGCTTGTGTTCTCTACATTAGATAAATCATAAGTATACAGCGGTAATTACACACACTAGAAGGCTAATTTTTTCGACCAGCATGCAAGATGCCTGGCAGGCAACATTATATACGCCTCGAACGACTTGCACTTTCAACGTCTTAACTCTTTGATGGTAGAGTCGTCTATGTCGCGAGTCTTGGCAGTAGAGACAGCACCGATCAAGGTCAGTAAACCCGATCAATCTAACCCTGCTGACGACAACGCCCGCTTCACCTCATGCACCAGTCTGACGTGGGATAGAGGACTGCCGTCGCTGAAGATGAACAGAGGCCCCGAACAAGTGCCACTGACGGCCATGTACGCCAAGAGTGGCAATTACAGGCAGGTTTTATTGGCGTTCCGTGCAAGATAGACATCGGCAACGCGGCGAAAAGGGTATGTCTTTGACTGCTTGAGGTGCAGCCGCACAAGGGTTGGGTTCTCGTGAGAATTGGTCGTAATATCTTGAGGTGTGAGGTAAGATGCGGGTTTGAAGGCCTACAATGATTTCACACTGAATTAGCCCGCCCTCAGAAAACCGAAGAGACCCTTGCAACAGACTTCCCAGAGCATAACCGTATCATAGTTAAGAGGCTGCTGAGATCAGACGGCGTTGATTGCGCGCAGCTCCTTCGCTGTCATGGAAAGGCGTTAAGTGTGGCCCTCACCCTGCGTGCGGCACACTCTATGCAGAACATATGTTAGTTGGGAAGAGCAGACGCAAACAGCTCTCTATGGCTATATTGATTATATGAGTCGTACGGCAGATAAGTAGCATTTGGTGGTCTTGTGCGTAAGCTTGGGTTCCTTAAGAGCAGCAACGAAAAGACACAGAGTACGTTCGGACGTAGGCAGTGGAAGAATTGAGAATATTTGGCAGAATCGGCGGTACCGAGATTAAGCGGTGGCGTAGGACCTCAGAGTCGCCGGAGCTAAGCCGGACGAAAAGAGTTGACCAACCTCGACCTCCAGCAGGGTAAGCTGCAGTCGATGTCCGACGGTAGCAGGAGCGCTAGTAATTGCAGCGAGGCTTGATTCGGGGATGAAGTAGCGGTTGGTGAAAACGACGTCCGTTAGTAGGTTTTTACGAGACAGTGCATCCACGACGTGATTAGAGTTTTGTCGAATATGAATGGCCTGCCAAGTGAGTGAAAAATAGGTTGCAACAAACGTGAGAAGCCTCAGCCGGTGCCTCATAAGCTTGTCGTGACAGAAGTAGTTACGCAATGCGGACACAACAATAGTATAGCCGCACCAGAAATGAATACACTTGCCGTGCCAATGACGACCCCAAGCGACGCTAGCGAGAAGAACCGGCGCGTACTCCTTTGCTGCGATAGTGCCGTTGCGCCATGCTACAGACCATTCCAATTGCAGCCAGTGCTCGTGCCAGACAGCTCCACAACACCATAGACCCGAGGCGTCCAAACTCATTTGCAGCGTTGGGGCTGCGGGACAAGAGTACGTAGAAAGCACGTGCCATTACACAGGACCAGAAAGGTATCCCACCACAGTAAACAAACTGGCGCGGCCACATTCAGTCAAACCCAGTAGTGTAGGCGCTTGACGCGGCAAGATAAGTCAATAAGACGGCAAAGTAAACCTCTGCCTGACTTGACTATTGACGCCGCGTGCTGCAGAGCTCCAACCAACGACAACAGCTCTCTCTTGCTGCAAGAGCGACGACCAAGCCAATTGCTAACCATTTAATAGGTTCGTTGTAGCTTTGCTGGCGGCAGACAGATCGTACCTGCATCCGAATTTAGCTGCAGCCCCAGCAACTCAAGGCACGATGACTGCCCCTCCTGCGGTTTTGCGGATACTAGAACCCTGAGGCAGCTGCACGTGCAAAGCGCTGTAGCCAAGTTCTTGGCGCACTCGCTGGAGTTCGCCCTTTTTGAAAAAGGAAATCTTCCAAGTAGTGAAAAGCGGAGGTAATCTCTCTGCTATACATTATCCAGATAAGAGCGTCTGCCACGGCCGAGATTATTTTGTGCGCCGAGCGAAGACCGAAGAGCAGAGCACGGTCAAGGTAGACCACGCTCCTCTATCACACGCCCAACAAGTGGCGGTTATTTGTGTTTAGTTGGATTTGGCAGTAGGCACTTACTATGTTGAGCTTAGCCATCAGCGCTCCAGCACTTAACTGCAAAGAATCCACGCAGCTTCATCGacacaaacatagacagagaGCATAGATCGGTAGCGATGCCTTTGTTGACGCTGGCCAGACGAGGTAAAGAGAGATCGACGGTAAGGCGCCAGCGCCTGAGTTGGTCGTTTTCAGGTACCAAACCAAACGGGCTTACCTGAACTGTTAACATGCCAGGATCCACTGGACCGAACACATGGGATGCTGCAACCTCAGCTCTGAGGTATTGTCGACGACAAACGAGTTTTGCAGTATCAGATTGCATGTTTCGTTTCTCTGATTTGCGCTTTGCCTAGCCGTTTACGAAGCAGATCCTGAAACTGTTTGTTAGGCCACCCAATAAGTAGTTAGCAAAAGACTGGTTCGCATGAGGCGCGATCTCCCGAAGCCATGCTACAACCTCTAGTGGTGAGACGGAGGACACCGAGTCTGGCAGCGGTACACAACAAGAAGGTCGACAGATGTTGATGGCCAAGAGGTCCGGCAAGTAGCGGTACTAACTGCCACGCAAGTTGCAATTCCGGGCTGACAAGTGGGGCATACCTGTGAGTGTAGAGTGACCCATACGACATTGTAACTACTGTAGCGTCAAGAGCCCAGCTATAGAAAACTCGGAATGTACGAATAAGTGATGCGGTAAAAAATGTggtatatttctattttcttcACAACATCAGGAATGATTGAACCAAAAATACTCCACCTGACAGAACATACATGCGATAGGACGTTACCCTCATAGACAAATTCGGCTATAGCGCTGGAGACGTGCCTGACTTACTGCTGCCGAGCTGCTCTCCCCATTGAGGTTGCATCCTGCTCACGGCCAGGCCTCTGCGGACTTCTTAAATCGGAATAGCTTGAAGATGGTTCCGGGCACTCTTGCAGCTTGTGAGAGCGTCGAAATTGCAGACACATTTCACGGTAAGTGCAGTCCGGGAAGCCGCTGCACGAGACAAAATTGTAGTTACGACAGACAGTTTGTGACCGGCAGAGCATCTTATAGGCCGATACTGCTATGCGTACGCAATACCTCGACTGCTGGGTAGCTTGGAAAGTTGAACAGCTGGTGTGGgaagcagctgcagcagagATGGCTCTGGCTCCAAAGCACGCGATGACGCAGGGTGGTCGGCTTCCAGGCAGTGCTGGCAGCTGGAGGAGCGTGCCAGATCTATGGCCAGAATGGTTGACGCATATAGAGATGGGTGTATCTGACTCCATGAATGCGAGTGATTGGCTGCCGCTAACTACCAAAACATTGCATCATAGAAGAGCCAACCCGTTTTGCTGTGGCACTGCGCCTCGTTCACGACTAGCCGCAAGTATCCCAGGAGATCGAACGCTCTGTCCGCGTAGCGCTGCAGCAGAACGCCGGCGTACACAGCAAAACACGGTACCCAGGTCAGTATGCCCATGATCTGACGGAGACCACGAGGGCTAGGCGTTTTACCTTGGCCCGCTGGTGAACTTTGAGGACCTCCAAGTTTTCAGGCAAGAGTTAGGCAATCTTCAGGTACTCCAGTGCTTGGATCTAGCGAACGACGCGTGGCGGAATGGGCACCGTGTCTTTGCCAACTATACATAACCCAACAGCAATCCAATCTGACGGCAGAGGGCCGCAAGGTAAGTCCAAAGTCTTTCCCGGAATAAATAGGTTAACCTCCTGCAGCGCCGGCAAAGCAGGCAGGGTGCCCACAGTTTGACCTAAACGATCAATAATGCATCGGCGTCAATGCGTCATCACCCTGGGTGCGCCGATAGTTACTCAGACGCAAATTTGCTTATCAGCGCTGCCATTAACTGATGCCACTAACCCAACGCAAAACAGGAAGCTGCCACCGTTGAGTAGAAGCCCATTAGAGAAACCGCGCTTAAGTGACAGCCGCGCGCAAGGTCGCTCAACCATCGGCATGAGGCGTAATTATTGTGTGGGAGacaacaaagaacaaaatAAGCAACACGTCTGTCGACAACGCCAGTATTTATCAGAAGCTCTTCCCGCTATGATTACCAGTATGACTTGCACAGCCGACAGTCCTAAAGACCAGGACGACGAGAGCATGGACTATGCGACATAAACTCACGGACCGACATGCACGGGACACGACATGCAAGTGGTGTGCAAATATGACCAATATCGCAACGTGGCTACTGGTTAATGCGCATACTAACTAGCTACTCCGTCAAAGTTCCGCATTGACCAACGGAAGAGGTGACGCTATGTTTTCGTCCTGAAACAGTTACTGAATGCTTTCAGCTGACCGCGCAGAGAGCTAATACCGGAGATATTGCCTGAAAACGGCATGTAACAAGCGCATCTCAGAAAACCCCAGTTGTACCACACAGAAAGTAACGCCTGAGGAACGACATGCCAAAGATACTTGAAAGGTCCCCAGTTTCCGCGCCTAGCGCCTGCATCCCGCAAAAGGTTTCGAAAGCCATTCGGTAGTCGCCACACGACAGCGCAAGAAGGTCACGCTCTACACCACAGGTACCGCTTGGTGCCGCTAGGCGGTGCCACAATTAACTCTCCAACGTCAAAGGTAACGGCAAACGGGAAATCTCTTTTGGCCACCCAACAAAGAAAGACCACAacgaaagcaaacaaagaacatGACCAGACCTGCGCAGTCGCTGAGAGCCCGTACAATCATAAAAAGTTATCTTTCGTCACTACGCATGcaggaaagaaaagaaagaaagaaagaaagaaagaaagaaagaaatggTAAAGATAAGGCTAGCAGACAATCAATCCAGAAAAACGACAAACATAGCCACATGCGGATGAGTTCGTGTTTTAACCTGCTCGCTTCTCCGTAGCACGATCCGACTGAAGCCGAGGATGTTGCGACGGAATAGCTGCCAACTCGGCTCGAACTGCTTCCCTGGCCGTTTCAACCATAAGCGGCTTGAGCTTACTGAAGGCTATGATTACTGTCATGTCCTCGGACATGGAAAAGGAAGAAGGAAAGCAAAATTGCATTGGCTGTCACACAGGCTATGAGCGCAATGACATGATTGCGGCTGCAGGGCTACGCATACACTTCTTTTCGATGCGCGCTACGTTCCAGGGTAGagtcaactctgtctaactGCGTTAAACCGCATCTAACTTCCGGATATTATACTAAAGCAACATAAGATCCCGGATACACATTGATTTTTGTAATCAGTTTACGTTTTTGTTTAACGTCGATACTTCTGTTGCTGCAAAACAAGCGTAGGAAACGTGACGCATCTATTCAAGACGTATACAGAGGAAAACAAAGGTAGGCGTATTTATGCAGAACCGGGATACGATAAAAAATCTGCTTTTGTGCACGTTGCTggtaacaaacaacaagtttACGGGATGTTTACattttaaatataaattagcctttcttattaattattattaaaaataaaagttTCTTGCTGGTAATAAAAGTCTACATTTCTGCCTTGTGTAAACTTTAGATGTAAATAATTTTTTCTTAAATACGCGCTTTAACTTTAGCTATTTACGCTTTTGCATAGACATATCTAGAATTTTACTAAAAACTAATTATGTCCATAGAACACATAGGAATTTTAGAAAAAAGGTTTTCTAGAAAATAAGTAAATTGATTTACTACGTTTAGGACTACGTCTGCACTGTGCACTACAGAAGTTTGCAACGAAAACTGCCAATGTCCGTTAACAATACCTAACGAAGAAAATGTTTCTAAAAATCCAATGACAATATTGATTACAGTCAGTGGAAAATTCAACGAAAAGTACATCGCAAATGTGGAAAGTGCTTTACAACAGCTTGTGCATCTAACAGATTGTAAAATATATGTAACTCTTTTCATTGACGTCGAGTCTATGAACGACTCAGAGATTGAGACCGTGGCTAAGACCGTTGCTAACGGTAAGACAAAATATCAATTTGGTATTTATGCTAGAGCCGAGAACGATACAAAAGAAGATTGGTGTCGTGTTATTACTAATAGCCGCGATCGGCTCGAAGGTCAGCTTAAGAAATATAACAGTCGCATAAATGCTACGGTCGATACGTTTCGCGCCAAAGACTTTTTGTGGACCAATCATATGTTTGCAGCTCTGAATCAGTTGAACATGGCAGCGGATTTTTCGTACGTAACAGCCCAGCCACTCTGGCCGTTTACATTCCCATATGGCAGTGCTTTATGCGACAGCAACGAGGTACTTCAAGGTAATAAAGGTCTAACGAGACTGTGTCCTGGGAGATTTGAACATTTATGGGAGATTCCTAACAACATGCTGTTTTCTGAGTGCGACTGGGAATTATTCAATTGCACATGGTTAGGTGATTGCTTAACCTTGTCCACGTCTCACAATGAAACATTAGCGGATTTGCTTATCACCAACTTTGGCTTTCGTAGCGCTGCCAGTTCTTTCTTCCACAAATACTGGCAGAGTAGAGAACCGTTTGTTCTCAACTTGGAAGAAGACTTTTTCGAAAAAGTTGCTGCAGTTTACAATGATGAGTCGAATAAATTTGTTCGTGAATTTTTAAGTACAACGTTTGCATTGTTTGCTACAGCAGTTGATAAAGATGTAAAAGACACTTACTTTGTTTCTGCTTCGCAACTTGTAAATTGGATGAAGAGCAAGCAACCAAGCTTTGACATCATCACTAGTGGATTTTACCTTGGAGGAATTTTTGAATGCAAAGTAAAATATTCGCCTTGCGAACTTGCAGTCATTTCCATTCCTTTTGCTACAATGTGTTTACATTTCCTAATGTTCGTGGTCATGTTGATTGCGATCATGTGCATTCCTTGTGCTATGAAAAGTTTTAATTATAAAACCTTTATGGCAAGAGTTATGTCAAAAAGGTTTAAACTTCTTGTACCTATTGGTTTTCTTTTGACAGAAACTGAAATTGAAAACGTGATTTTAAGTGTGAAACAATACCAATCAACACCCGATAACACCGAACCGATGAATCAATCAACACCCGACAACACCGAACAGATAAATCAATCAACACCCGACAACACCGAACCGATAAATCAATCAACACCCGACAACACCGAACAGATAAATCAATCAACACCCGATAACAAAGAGCAGCTAAAAAAGCAGTGGCAATGTGAAGTGGAATGTCAGATATGTGGGAAGATCACAGTATTTTTAGTACTGTTTCTGTTCAAATTCGTATATTTGGCTGGATTGCTTGCTGGTCCAATACTGATGTTCATAAACGTACATGCGGAAAACAACCAAATAGAGACAATTCAAGAATACCAATTTCTATATCTACTTATAGTACACACGGTTACAGTTGCTATCTATTTTGTAGTGTCTGTGGCTGTCAGTGTGTATATAAATTACGGCTTGATGGAATTGAAGGGCATAATCGACGAATTAGAGGAAGCTGTTAAAAGGACTGTTAACGAGACAAACAGTATTTTCCAAAAATGTATTCCTGCAAGAAGACTATTGGTCAGTATTTCTACCAGTATAATAGCAAGCATTATAATTTTACTTCATGTTGTCGCACTGACACTTAGCTTTGAACAAAAATCAATCGTGGGATGGTATTCTACATTTGATTGCGACACTGCTTGGATGTACGTTTCGTACTATGCTCTACTCTTTTTGATGGTTGTGATGGCTGTGTTTCATGCGTATTCTTTAGACTTATGGGCTCAAGCTGCCTTTATCCTTTTTACCGAGAATAGAAACAAAGCATCAACCATCAAGGACTGCACAAAGAAATCACTGTCTAAATTAAAGGATAGATATTCTGAACTGTATTCAAGCATATTTTCGCCACTGATACTTGCACCTGTCCAAGCAGCAATTGCCGATGTTCCTGTATCTGTCTTTGCAAAGTACTTGCAAAAGAGTTTACAAGACACAGATTTAACGGGACAACTTTTGCGAATTTCTTTGAATATTACCATATTAATAGTGGCTCTACTACCGTACGCAACAACCATCTTAACACATTGGAAGCTAGATTGCGAATGCAAAAAGCTGAAAGAAGAGAGATCGAAACGAAACAATGATGTTGAAAGTGCTGAAAATGCAAAGCGACCCGAGAGCACACGTTCTACAAATAGCCAAGGTCAAACGGCCATGCTGCAATTTGGGACTAACGGAAATCAAACTGACAAGGCGGACATGGCAGATAACGAAGATGAAACAAATCTATTGGATTCTCCACAGCCCTACTTAAGTAAAACTCTGTTTATCTTAACTGCAGTTGTTGCTTTGATCGAAGTTCTTTTAAACTTATCGATTCCATAATTTGGCGTAGCGAGCAAAGTGGTTTTGCAGAGACTGCTGGAAATTGCTGTATGACATACTCTTTCGCGTTAACCACTCGTATACTCAGTATATACTTATGTATGTAGCTATATGCATTCAATTGTATTTCAATTAATGGCAACAATACTCTGATAACGCTACCAGTATAAGAAATATTTAAATGCTACTACAATATTTCCCACGCAATTGTCCGGTTGGGGTAACCAATTATCTGCTTGGGACAACCgattatccgactcagccaaCCACTTATCCGCTTGgcgcaaccaattatccgcttGGCGCAACCAATTATTCGATTTTTCTGCCAACTGTATTTTGCGACTCAGA contains:
- the LOC134190992 gene encoding uncharacterized protein LOC134190992; protein product: MTILITVSGKFNEKYIANVESALQQLVHLTDCKIYVTLFIDVESMNDSEIETVAKTVANGKTKYQFGIYARAENDTKEDWCRVITNSRDRLEGQLKKYNSRINATVDTFRAKDFLWTNHMFAALNQLNMAADFSYVTAQPLWPFTFPYGSALCDSNEVLQGNKGLTRLCPGRFEHLWEIPNNMLFSECDWELFNCTWLGDCLTLSTSHNETLADLLITNFGFRSAASSFFHKYWQSREPFVLNLEEDFFEKVAAVYNDESNKFVREFLSTTFALFATAVDKDVKDTYFVSASQLVNWMKSKQPSFDIITSGFYLGGIFECKVKYSPCELAVISIPFATMCLHFLMFVVMLIAIMCIPCAMKSFNYKTFMARVMSKRFKLLVPIGFLLTETEIENVILSVKQYQSTPDNTEPMNQSTPDNTEQINQSTPDNTEPINQSTPDNTEQINQSTPDNKEQLKKQWQCEVECQICGKITVFLVLFLFKFVYLAGLLAGPILMFINVHAENNQIETIQEYQFLYLLIVHTVTVAIYFVVSVAVSVYINYGLMELKGIIDELEEAVKRTVNETNSIFQKCIPARRLLVSISTSIIASIIILLHVVALTLSFEQKSIVGWYSTFDCDTAWMYVSYYALLFLMVVMAVFHAYSLDLWAQAAFILFTENRNKASTIKDCTKKSLSKLKDRYSELYSSIFSPLILAPVQAAIADVPVSVFAKYLQKSLQDTDLTGQLLRISLNITILIVALLPYATTILTHWKLDCECKKLKEERSKRNNDVESAENAKRPESTRSTNSQGQTAMLQFGTNGNQTDKADMADNEDETNLLDSPQPYLSKTLFILTAVVALIEVLLNLSIP